The following proteins come from a genomic window of Pseudomonas sp. WJP1:
- a CDS encoding terminase large subunit: protein MNEPTWDTACPDWESRIINRQSLVPFPPLFPDEAAACMQVLNDLRIVDAPGSPLIGESCAPWISDLAGAIFGAYNSNTGERLIQEFFLLISKKNAKSTIAAAIMLTVLIRNWRQSAEFIILAPTIEVANNAYAPARDMVKHDEELSALLHVQDHVRTITHRESGATLKVVAADQNTVGGKKAAVVLVDELHLFGKNPHAANMLREATGGLASRPEGFVIYLTTQSDQPPAGVFREKLQYARGVRDGTIVDPNFLPVIYEFPKKILEADDHRKPENFYITNPNMGYSVSEKFLIREMKKAEEAGEAEVLGFMSKHLNVEIGLALRSDRWAGADYWVGAAEKKLTLDDVIARSDVIDIGIDGGGLDDLLGFAAVGRDKRTRDWLVWTHAWAHPSVLERRKAEAPRFHDFEKDGDLTLSKRIGDDVLEVADLVEQVEESGLLDKVGVDPVGIGAIYDAMIEREIPPEKIVAISQGWKLGGAIKTAERKLAEGGMKHGGQPMMAWCVSNAKVEPRANSILITKQASGSAKIDPLMALFNAVTLISLNPESRGNDDFMAAIRNPIIV from the coding sequence GTGAACGAACCCACCTGGGACACAGCGTGCCCAGACTGGGAGTCGCGCATCATCAATCGACAATCGCTGGTTCCGTTTCCGCCGCTGTTTCCGGACGAGGCAGCCGCGTGCATGCAAGTCCTGAATGACCTGCGGATTGTCGACGCACCGGGTAGCCCGCTGATTGGCGAATCCTGTGCGCCGTGGATCAGTGACCTGGCCGGCGCCATTTTCGGTGCTTACAACTCCAATACCGGCGAGCGGCTAATTCAGGAGTTCTTTCTCCTCATCAGCAAGAAGAACGCAAAGAGCACCATCGCTGCCGCGATCATGCTCACGGTGCTGATCCGGAACTGGCGCCAGTCAGCCGAGTTCATCATCCTGGCACCGACGATCGAGGTGGCGAACAACGCCTACGCGCCGGCCCGCGACATGGTCAAACACGACGAAGAGCTTTCGGCGCTGCTGCATGTGCAGGATCACGTTCGGACCATCACCCATCGTGAGTCCGGGGCGACATTGAAGGTGGTGGCCGCCGATCAAAACACAGTCGGCGGGAAGAAGGCCGCCGTCGTCCTGGTTGATGAGCTTCACCTGTTTGGCAAGAACCCACATGCGGCCAACATGCTGCGTGAAGCCACCGGTGGACTCGCGTCTCGGCCCGAAGGGTTCGTAATCTATCTTACGACGCAGTCTGACCAGCCCCCGGCGGGCGTGTTTCGCGAAAAGCTGCAGTACGCTCGGGGCGTGCGTGACGGCACGATCGTCGATCCGAACTTCCTGCCGGTGATCTACGAGTTTCCGAAGAAGATCCTTGAGGCCGATGATCACCGCAAGCCGGAGAACTTCTACATCACCAACCCGAACATGGGGTACTCGGTTAGCGAGAAATTCCTGATCCGGGAAATGAAAAAGGCGGAGGAGGCCGGTGAGGCTGAGGTGCTGGGCTTTATGTCCAAGCACCTTAACGTCGAGATCGGCCTCGCGTTGCGCTCAGACCGGTGGGCAGGCGCTGATTACTGGGTTGGCGCAGCAGAAAAGAAGCTCACCCTAGACGATGTGATTGCCCGATCCGACGTCATCGACATCGGGATCGATGGCGGCGGCCTGGACGACTTACTGGGTTTCGCCGCCGTGGGCCGGGACAAACGAACCCGTGACTGGTTGGTATGGACTCACGCCTGGGCGCATCCCTCCGTACTCGAGCGAAGAAAGGCAGAAGCCCCTCGTTTTCACGACTTTGAGAAAGACGGCGACCTGACCCTGTCAAAGCGAATAGGCGATGACGTGCTTGAGGTGGCTGACCTGGTTGAACAGGTGGAAGAGTCGGGCCTGCTGGACAAGGTCGGCGTCGACCCTGTGGGTATCGGTGCGATCTACGATGCGATGATCGAGCGCGAAATCCCCCCGGAAAAGATTGTTGCTATCAGCCAGGGGTGGAAGCTCGGCGGGGCGATCAAGACGGCGGAACGCAAGCTTGCCGAAGGCGGGATGAAGCACGGCGGCCAACCCATGATGGCCTGGTGTGTCAGCAATGCGAAAGTCGAGCCGCGCGCGAACTCCATCCTGATCACCAAGCAAGCCAGCGGCTCGGCCAAGATCGATCCCTTGATGGCTCTATTCAACGCGGTGACCTTGATTTCTCTGAACCCCGAAAGCCGGGGCAACGATGACTTCATGGCCGCCATTAGGAACCCGATCATCGTATGA
- a CDS encoding terminase small subunit: MALTTKQRAFVDAVRRGASNKDAAIAAGYAASSASVAGSRLAKHPNVLAALASSPINKNVKAGPRPVNEKPPAEDLALGDVESSFDFSTAMTFTDPKAFLIATMNDYDADAKLRVDAAKALMPFIHPRKGEGGKKEEKEDAAKKAAKGKFGAAPPPPTHLRSVK; encoded by the coding sequence ATGGCGTTAACAACCAAGCAGCGTGCATTTGTCGACGCTGTGAGGAGAGGTGCGTCCAACAAAGATGCAGCGATAGCCGCAGGATATGCGGCCTCCAGCGCTTCGGTCGCCGGGTCACGATTGGCCAAACATCCGAACGTCCTCGCTGCATTGGCCTCTTCACCCATTAACAAAAATGTTAAAGCCGGCCCCAGGCCGGTCAATGAAAAACCGCCGGCCGAGGACCTAGCCCTGGGTGATGTCGAATCCTCTTTCGACTTTTCCACGGCGATGACATTTACCGATCCGAAAGCATTCTTGATCGCGACCATGAACGACTACGACGCGGACGCGAAGCTTCGGGTCGACGCAGCGAAAGCGCTCATGCCGTTCATTCATCCGCGTAAAGGTGAAGGCGGCAAAAAAGAAGAAAAGGAAGATGCCGCGAAGAAGGCTGCCAAAGGCAAGTTCGGCGCTGCACCTCCACCCCCAACTCATTTGCGATCGGTGAAATAA
- a CDS encoding HNH endonuclease translates to MFRESANCVAKGQSGMSRLKTLSPRMKPSEGRPLAVPIAEGGAEGWGSGRGGRPWRRKRAAILVRDKYTCQTCGIITLQLEVDHIVNRARGGSDDEENLQALCTPCHKLKTAAESAEGAGRT, encoded by the coding sequence ATGTTTCGCGAATCAGCAAATTGTGTCGCCAAAGGTCAATCAGGTATGTCTCGACTCAAAACGTTATCGCCTCGAATGAAGCCATCCGAAGGTAGACCATTGGCTGTCCCCATCGCAGAGGGAGGTGCAGAGGGTTGGGGTTCGGGCCGTGGTGGTCGACCTTGGCGACGTAAGCGAGCCGCGATCCTGGTGCGTGACAAATACACCTGCCAAACCTGCGGCATCATCACCTTGCAGCTCGAGGTCGATCACATTGTGAATCGCGCTCGGGGTGGGTCGGACGATGAAGAGAACCTTCAGGCGCTCTGCACCCCGTGCCACAAGCTGAAGACCGCCGCCGAGTCGGCCGAGGGAGCGGGGCGGACGTGA
- a CDS encoding DUF7940 domain-containing protein produces MQLIDNWKQALSMTSVQAGGAIAALGIAEQLMPQLQAVLPPAAYGVLGLLVMIARVVLQPKLVK; encoded by the coding sequence ATGCAACTGATCGACAACTGGAAACAAGCGCTGAGCATGACCAGCGTGCAGGCGGGTGGCGCGATCGCTGCCCTGGGTATCGCTGAGCAGCTGATGCCGCAACTTCAGGCAGTGCTTCCACCTGCGGCCTACGGCGTACTGGGTCTGCTGGTTATGATCGCTCGCGTTGTCCTACAGCCGAAGCTGGTGAAGTGA
- a CDS encoding tyrosine-type recombinase/integrase, with protein sequence MTSAAVKMSDAEIKRQAAGDVRDLRDIENRGLYLRFTRARERASWYLVVKGEWKRIGAFPDLNTKQVVAALPAIRLRLDAGTRANLSKWITVGELLTWYAERMSRDRNLSSKRKKTGASAIKCHLMPRLGDLPLTGVDKATLDSQLMWPLQESISIDYVRSVFQLLALAFRQAFKLGLISANPMATIKFNDFSKAKVGIKPSRLRGVQLSGLLEQLGAVFEVAPLDAMLALMMLCHGTRIGETRQARWSHISLADREWFIPAEHTKTGVEHHLPLTEQVCVLLMRYREGQYARGYDGQFLFPARNGKALSEGQASAVFTKLGQGEWTSHDLRKVARTGWADLGIDHLIGELLINHAMGHNVKVYIQSDVMGRKRDALEQWHGHLDQKGFTLIHGLTGFRFGDSCNALEAAERKACEATQESTIGEV encoded by the coding sequence ATGACCAGCGCCGCCGTGAAGATGTCAGACGCCGAAATCAAACGGCAGGCTGCCGGGGATGTCCGGGATCTGCGCGACATCGAGAACCGCGGCCTGTACCTGCGCTTCACCCGGGCACGCGAACGTGCATCCTGGTACCTGGTGGTGAAGGGCGAGTGGAAGCGAATAGGCGCTTTCCCGGATCTCAACACCAAGCAGGTGGTCGCTGCGCTGCCGGCTATCCGTCTGCGCCTGGATGCCGGTACCAGGGCGAACCTGTCGAAGTGGATCACTGTTGGCGAACTGCTGACCTGGTACGCCGAGCGCATGTCTCGCGACCGCAACCTCTCGAGCAAGCGCAAGAAGACCGGCGCCTCTGCCATCAAATGCCACCTGATGCCGCGCCTGGGCGATCTGCCCCTGACCGGCGTAGACAAGGCAACACTCGACAGCCAGCTCATGTGGCCGCTGCAGGAAAGCATTTCCATCGACTACGTGCGCTCGGTGTTCCAGCTGCTGGCCCTGGCCTTCCGGCAGGCGTTCAAGCTGGGGCTGATCTCGGCCAACCCGATGGCGACCATCAAGTTCAACGACTTCTCAAAGGCCAAGGTCGGGATTAAGCCGTCGCGCCTGCGTGGGGTGCAGCTGTCGGGCCTGCTGGAGCAGTTGGGCGCTGTCTTCGAGGTTGCACCGCTGGACGCCATGCTCGCCCTGATGATGCTCTGCCACGGCACGCGCATCGGCGAAACCCGGCAAGCGCGCTGGTCGCACATCAGCCTGGCCGATCGTGAGTGGTTCATTCCGGCTGAACACACCAAGACCGGCGTCGAGCATCACCTGCCATTGACCGAGCAGGTGTGCGTGCTGCTGATGCGTTACCGCGAGGGCCAATACGCCCGAGGCTACGACGGCCAATTCCTGTTCCCGGCGCGCAATGGCAAAGCCCTCAGTGAAGGTCAGGCCAGTGCCGTGTTCACCAAGCTGGGGCAAGGCGAGTGGACCAGCCATGACTTGCGCAAGGTGGCCCGTACCGGCTGGGCAGACCTCGGCATCGACCACCTGATCGGTGAGCTGCTGATCAACCACGCGATGGGTCACAACGTGAAGGTGTACATCCAGTCGGACGTGATGGGGCGCAAGCGCGATGCCCTGGAGCAGTGGCACGGCCATCTAGACCAGAAGGGTTTTACCCTGATTCACGGATTGACCGGCTTTAGATTCGGAGATTCCTGTAATGCGCTGGAAGCCGCAGAGCGTAAGGCCTGCGAGGCCACTCAAGAATCAACCATAGGCGAGGTTTAA
- a CDS encoding VRR-NUC domain-containing protein encodes MKPVAMKLFKARATRAKPVDPEGLEQAALMAELRTRMPEVADLIFHVPNGGHRVKAVAAKLKAQGVKAGVPDLALPMARGGFFGLYIEFKATPPNDAAISDSQRERIRKLNAQGYLAVVCRGHFHTMEQIRAYLRLAPTVVAA; translated from the coding sequence ATGAAGCCGGTAGCTATGAAGTTGTTCAAAGCCCGGGCCACCCGTGCAAAACCAGTCGATCCTGAGGGGCTGGAGCAAGCGGCTTTGATGGCTGAGCTGCGCACCCGCATGCCGGAGGTCGCTGACCTGATCTTTCATGTCCCCAACGGCGGGCATCGCGTCAAGGCGGTCGCCGCGAAGTTGAAGGCCCAGGGTGTGAAAGCCGGAGTCCCTGACCTGGCCCTGCCGATGGCCCGCGGCGGCTTCTTCGGCCTGTACATCGAGTTCAAGGCCACACCACCAAACGATGCTGCAATCTCGGACAGCCAGCGCGAGCGGATTCGCAAACTCAATGCCCAGGGGTATCTGGCGGTGGTGTGCCGTGGGCACTTTCACACGATGGAGCAGATCCGCGCCTACCTGCGTCTCGCACCGACCGTGGTGGCCGCATGA
- a CDS encoding nuclease domain-containing protein: protein MRVSSKKLRASANGQECTVRLPGTCNFNPTTTVLAHLPCGQKGMGMKGFDTVAVYACNACHDVIDGRGAGDVDWQDMPRAIAETHEALIRAGILTVKGAA from the coding sequence ATGCGCGTGAGCTCGAAGAAACTCCGCGCCTCGGCCAACGGCCAGGAGTGCACTGTCCGCCTGCCGGGCACCTGCAATTTCAACCCGACCACCACCGTGCTTGCGCACCTGCCGTGCGGGCAAAAGGGCATGGGCATGAAGGGTTTCGATACCGTCGCGGTGTACGCGTGCAACGCCTGCCATGACGTGATCGATGGCCGTGGCGCCGGCGACGTTGATTGGCAGGACATGCCGCGCGCTATCGCCGAAACGCATGAGGCCCTGATCCGGGCCGGAATACTGACCGTAAAGGGGGCTGCATGA
- a CDS encoding replication protein P, giving the protein MNATAKKPTVKSATMLLQTMGNLPPVVPSVPTQLAPGTAEVVNALFKELKAIFPAWRQAWPDDETLDAAKRSWIKAFIAEGINQIEQIRYGIQNCRNLGGDFAPSVGKFIKWCQPTAEMLGIPSHDKAFREALDNSHPSRFDERTWSHPAVRHAALQCEIHNLCDQIPEKASKVFDRAYDITIRRLVKGLSLEEIAVGIGHDGSKSEVELASELTERVAQAQMSRMGIPADGKSAREQLLRRFGLTPSPRAVGGDHHA; this is encoded by the coding sequence ATGAACGCAACCGCGAAAAAACCGACCGTTAAAAGCGCCACCATGCTCCTGCAAACCATGGGCAATCTGCCGCCGGTTGTACCGTCGGTGCCGACTCAGCTCGCCCCGGGGACCGCCGAAGTCGTCAACGCTCTATTCAAGGAACTCAAGGCCATCTTTCCGGCTTGGCGTCAGGCATGGCCAGACGACGAAACCCTAGACGCGGCGAAGCGTAGCTGGATCAAAGCGTTCATCGCCGAGGGCATCAACCAGATCGAGCAGATCCGGTACGGAATCCAGAATTGCCGAAACCTCGGCGGCGACTTCGCGCCCAGCGTCGGGAAGTTCATCAAGTGGTGCCAGCCCACCGCTGAAATGCTGGGTATCCCTTCGCACGACAAGGCCTTCCGCGAAGCCCTGGATAATTCTCACCCGAGTCGGTTTGACGAGCGCACCTGGTCTCATCCGGCCGTAAGACATGCCGCGCTCCAATGTGAGATCCACAATCTCTGCGACCAGATTCCCGAGAAAGCCAGCAAGGTTTTCGATCGGGCTTACGACATCACGATTCGCAGGCTTGTGAAGGGGCTTTCGCTGGAAGAGATCGCCGTTGGTATCGGACACGATGGTAGCAAGTCCGAAGTCGAGTTGGCCTCCGAGCTGACCGAGCGAGTTGCGCAGGCCCAGATGTCGCGAATGGGCATACCCGCTGACGGGAAGTCCGCCCGGGAGCAGCTCCTGCGCCGCTTCGGGTTGACGCCCTCGCCGCGTGCCGTGGGAGGTGATCATCATGCCTAA
- a CDS encoding helix-turn-helix domain-containing protein: MSWALSLPTETLKDSSARHVLLCLANYAGANGAGAFPSASTLAQDTGLSERTVRYKLDDLEKSGFIQKGNQAIAAAHIDRHDRRPVVYDLQLSRGANPAPRTKRGADDATGCSSQQNGVQPGTERGAESAPNPSLNHQVTEEQLQRELADEISRQDQAAVDAPDDRQRFAMFAVWEPNAKSLSDQITIAGLPADAVPDAAVRAFKGFFVAKPATVDSAAGWCFRLVQWVKRERVKASGQGKAPDFDSTSWADDLGGL; encoded by the coding sequence ATGTCCTGGGCGCTCTCGCTGCCCACTGAAACCCTTAAAGACTCCAGCGCGCGTCACGTTCTGCTGTGTTTGGCCAACTACGCCGGTGCGAATGGTGCTGGTGCATTTCCGTCGGCGTCGACCCTGGCCCAAGACACCGGTCTTTCCGAGCGCACCGTTCGTTACAAGCTGGACGATCTGGAGAAGTCCGGATTCATCCAAAAGGGCAATCAAGCCATCGCCGCTGCGCACATTGATCGTCATGACCGCCGTCCAGTCGTTTACGACCTTCAACTATCGCGGGGTGCAAATCCTGCACCCCGTACAAAACGGGGTGCAGATGATGCAACGGGGTGCAGTTCACAACAGAACGGGGTGCAGCCGGGAACAGAACGGGGTGCAGAATCTGCACCCAATCCGTCACTTAACCATCAGGTAACCGAAGAGCAGCTGCAGCGCGAATTGGCCGATGAGATTTCTCGACAGGACCAGGCCGCCGTCGATGCTCCGGATGATCGCCAACGCTTCGCCATGTTCGCTGTCTGGGAGCCGAATGCCAAATCCCTGTCCGACCAGATCACGATTGCTGGTCTGCCTGCTGATGCAGTGCCTGACGCCGCCGTCCGTGCGTTCAAGGGGTTCTTCGTGGCCAAGCCCGCCACCGTCGATTCGGCTGCTGGCTGGTGCTTCCGGTTGGTGCAGTGGGTGAAGCGCGAGCGCGTCAAGGCGTCGGGGCAGGGCAAGGCGCCTGATTTCGATAGCACCAGCTGGGCTGACGACCTTGGAGGTTTGTGA
- a CDS encoding phage antirepressor KilAC domain-containing protein, producing the protein MNINTAPGNTRHVATLFGQSQNVSRHTMSSREVAELTGSTHDNVLKTIRAYISRGVVSSNDTPYVHPQNGQVYREFLLSQRDTLVVVSGYSVELRARIIDRWQELEARADQFQIPATYAEALQAAADQAKENQSLRLVILDQAPKVAAIKRLASAAGAICISDAAKQLQVSPSKLFQWLEKNRWIFHRGGSKRWTAYQPRITSGYLVHKVTALKSDPETGEDRAAFQPLVTPKGLAYLAEKNIGASL; encoded by the coding sequence ATGAACATCAATACCGCTCCCGGCAATACCCGCCATGTCGCGACACTTTTCGGTCAATCGCAAAACGTGTCGCGACACACGATGTCGTCTCGCGAGGTTGCCGAACTGACCGGCAGCACGCATGACAACGTCCTGAAAACTATCCGCGCCTACATTTCCAGGGGTGTCGTTTCTTCAAACGACACCCCCTACGTCCACCCGCAGAATGGTCAGGTCTACCGTGAGTTCCTGCTTTCCCAGCGCGACACCCTGGTGGTGGTCTCAGGCTACAGCGTCGAGTTGCGCGCCCGGATCATCGATCGGTGGCAGGAGCTGGAGGCGAGGGCGGATCAGTTCCAGATTCCGGCTACCTATGCCGAAGCGCTGCAAGCGGCTGCTGATCAGGCGAAGGAAAACCAATCGCTTCGTTTGGTGATCCTCGACCAGGCGCCGAAGGTAGCTGCCATCAAGCGCCTGGCATCCGCCGCCGGCGCAATCTGCATCAGTGATGCCGCAAAACAGCTGCAGGTTTCGCCATCCAAACTTTTCCAGTGGTTGGAGAAGAATCGGTGGATCTTCCACCGCGGCGGCTCCAAGCGCTGGACCGCCTATCAACCCCGCATCACCTCCGGCTATCTCGTCCACAAGGTCACCGCGCTGAAGAGCGATCCGGAGACCGGTGAGGACCGTGCTGCCTTTCAACCCCTCGTAACACCCAAAGGCCTGGCCTACCTGGCTGAAAAAAATATCGGAGCCTCGCTGTGA
- a CDS encoding XRE family transcriptional regulator: MVQIEEIRAAFVARLKKALSAHGIDQWGAGARLAEIAKVTPKASSKWLNGESLPGPAKMNAIAGALGVKIEWLQHGAGDEPKFSKLAEVESGDTESHPQSAADIVRNMLSKQGKGLSDDARRRLLAVAEADDGGGAIETDYYRPGAMGDEVWIAHYDVRAAMGGGQIPHDYPEMLQDVRVSPQHLREMGVEFKEHFHLKMVTGWGQSMAPTIKHRDPLLVDISIREFAGDGIYMFSWEGHLYIKRLQWLGDDQINMISDNTRHPPQTIRADETYIQARVLLVWNAHLV, from the coding sequence ATGGTTCAGATAGAAGAAATTCGCGCAGCGTTTGTCGCTCGCCTAAAAAAAGCGCTATCCGCCCACGGCATTGACCAGTGGGGCGCAGGCGCTCGGCTGGCAGAAATAGCAAAAGTCACGCCTAAGGCTTCGAGCAAGTGGCTAAACGGTGAGTCCTTGCCAGGTCCTGCCAAGATGAACGCTATTGCAGGCGCGCTTGGTGTAAAAATCGAATGGCTTCAGCATGGTGCCGGTGACGAGCCCAAGTTTTCAAAGCTGGCTGAAGTCGAAAGTGGCGATACTGAGAGTCACCCGCAATCGGCAGCGGATATCGTCCGGAACATGCTTTCCAAGCAAGGGAAAGGATTGTCTGATGATGCTCGCAGGCGGTTACTTGCAGTTGCGGAAGCTGATGATGGCGGCGGCGCAATCGAGACCGACTACTACCGCCCCGGAGCAATGGGTGATGAAGTGTGGATCGCGCATTACGATGTTCGCGCCGCAATGGGTGGCGGGCAAATTCCGCACGACTATCCGGAGATGCTCCAGGATGTGAGGGTAAGCCCCCAGCATCTTCGCGAGATGGGAGTTGAGTTCAAGGAACACTTCCATCTCAAGATGGTGACGGGATGGGGTCAGTCAATGGCGCCAACGATCAAGCACCGCGACCCACTCCTCGTCGATATCAGCATCCGTGAATTCGCGGGCGATGGGATCTACATGTTCTCCTGGGAGGGTCACCTGTACATCAAGCGCCTGCAATGGCTCGGCGACGATCAGATCAATATGATTTCCGATAATACGAGACACCCACCGCAAACGATCAGGGCGGATGAGACGTATATCCAGGCTCGGGTGCTGTTGGTATGGAACGCTCACCTGGTGTAA
- a CDS encoding DUF1654 domain-containing protein, producing the protein MAENKAKPAVRVEMSGIERLGLRVSSMINHPVAQTQRWVTIHRLDTDGDREWEEVMGLLSETDGIDMTFNHDESVTLKWEASADEDRVIEVDSTEEVEEVAPF; encoded by the coding sequence ATGGCGGAGAACAAAGCGAAACCAGCAGTACGAGTTGAGATGTCCGGCATAGAGCGTTTAGGTCTGCGAGTGTCGTCAATGATCAACCACCCAGTCGCTCAGACTCAGCGCTGGGTGACGATCCATCGCCTGGACACGGATGGTGATCGCGAGTGGGAGGAGGTGATGGGCTTGCTATCCGAGACGGATGGCATAGACATGACGTTCAACCACGACGAGTCGGTGACGCTTAAGTGGGAGGCGAGTGCCGACGAAGACCGCGTGATCGAGGTCGACAGCACGGAAGAGGTGGAGGAGGTGGCTCCTTTCTAG
- a CDS encoding response regulator transcription factor — translation METEIVNGTWKGHLGRGLAPRELQFLLWVALGLTAKEIAREVGISPATVAKRLTNAMFKLGVTRRAALVAEAMRRQIISPMCFVLAALIAMHAMLDGDSMRRDRRVPERRIAQVRTAKRAEAYDHHA, via the coding sequence ATGGAAACAGAAATCGTAAATGGCACATGGAAGGGTCACCTCGGTCGTGGCCTGGCACCGCGAGAGCTTCAGTTTCTTCTCTGGGTTGCCCTCGGGCTCACCGCAAAGGAAATCGCACGGGAGGTCGGTATTTCGCCTGCCACCGTAGCGAAGCGCCTCACCAACGCAATGTTCAAGCTCGGCGTTACCCGCCGCGCCGCTCTGGTGGCCGAAGCGATGCGCCGCCAAATCATTTCTCCGATGTGCTTTGTTCTGGCAGCGCTGATCGCCATGCACGCAATGCTCGATGGCGACTCAATGCGCCGTGATCGTCGAGTCCCTGAGCGCCGTATTGCCCAGGTCCGGACGGCAAAGCGCGCTGAAGCCTACGACCACCACGCATGA
- a CDS encoding polysaccharide lyase family 7 protein → MTVDISNFIIATPLPISDTNPVSLDLIGWRALIECPSVISMLPDGSLQMTAPTLGASSKSVHRTRCEWKEPGYWLFASAADHWCRQEMRLTKVNSLQKVVIGQIHVQGSERPPVKVFWNKGKITMGFRSSYLQDDPVNSTVLENVPLGALFKINIHANSSGAISVSASCNGAKSASAIMRLDNTWDTKTLAFHGGVYNQIDYSDSTDPEDASICVISDLSITHG, encoded by the coding sequence ATGACTGTAGATATCAGCAATTTCATCATCGCCACCCCGCTTCCAATTTCCGACACGAACCCTGTCTCCCTGGACTTGATCGGGTGGCGAGCATTGATCGAATGCCCAAGCGTCATTTCGATGCTTCCCGACGGATCGCTGCAGATGACAGCGCCAACCCTTGGCGCTTCCAGTAAAAGCGTCCATCGAACTCGCTGTGAATGGAAAGAGCCTGGCTATTGGCTGTTTGCCAGTGCCGCAGACCATTGGTGCCGTCAAGAAATGCGGCTGACGAAGGTCAATTCGTTGCAGAAGGTCGTGATCGGCCAAATTCATGTGCAGGGCTCTGAACGCCCACCGGTAAAGGTGTTCTGGAACAAAGGCAAAATCACCATGGGGTTCCGGTCGAGCTACCTGCAAGACGATCCGGTCAACTCGACAGTACTGGAAAACGTGCCGCTCGGCGCACTCTTCAAGATCAACATTCACGCCAATTCGAGCGGCGCTATATCGGTATCTGCGAGCTGCAACGGCGCCAAATCCGCCTCCGCGATCATGCGCCTCGACAACACCTGGGACACGAAGACTCTCGCTTTTCACGGCGGCGTGTACAACCAAATCGACTACTCCGACTCAACCGATCCTGAGGACGCTTCGATTTGCGTGATCAGTGATCTATCCATCACTCACGGCTAG